Proteins found in one Amycolatopsis umgeniensis genomic segment:
- the glpK gene encoding glycerol kinase GlpK, which translates to MVQRYVMSIDQGTTSTRCILFDARGRLVSVAQREHQQHFPRPGWVEHDAMEIWRNVARIVPQALADAGVEAGQVVGLGIANQRETTVLWDRHTGNPVGRAIVWQDTRTDAMLEHLAREPGADRVRQLCGLPLATYFSAPRIRWMLERTPGLRERAERGDVLFGTVESWLIWNLTGGVHVTDVTNASRTMLMNLRTLSWDDELLEFFDVPRAMLPDIRSSAEVYGTTSRVVPGIRIAAALGDQQAALFGQTCFAPGEAKCTYGTGSFLLLNTGPTPVLSTHGMLTTVGFKIGDEPAVYALEGSIAVTGSLVQWFRDGLELIGSAPEIETLARTVEDNGGCYIVPAFSGLFAPHWHSEARGVIAGLTSYITKGHLARAVLEATGWQTREVVDAMNADSGLALSTLKVDGGMTADNLLMQFVADVLDVPVVRPMVAETVSLGAAYAAGLSVGYWPDLEGLRRNWHRAGQWLPSMDPARRDSEYAHWRQAVELTFGWMRPGPAAAPPGSDLVEVVLADHRRIEQLFRDLRNDEADRPALIAELSAVLVAHATATERIVRPDATESGLAAELLAVLEPEDFEKALAALENSVDAHIRTEERGLLNELRRTLSTSDRTALGRAFVAERRRQLDLDCGSAAHVREQGSRLRLS; encoded by the coding sequence GCAGGCTGGTGTCGGTCGCGCAGCGCGAGCATCAGCAGCACTTCCCCCGGCCGGGCTGGGTCGAGCACGACGCGATGGAGATCTGGCGCAACGTCGCCCGGATCGTGCCGCAGGCGCTGGCCGACGCCGGCGTCGAAGCCGGGCAGGTGGTCGGCCTCGGCATCGCGAACCAGCGCGAGACCACGGTGCTGTGGGACCGCCACACCGGCAACCCCGTCGGGCGCGCGATCGTCTGGCAGGACACGCGTACCGACGCCATGCTCGAACACCTCGCCCGCGAGCCGGGCGCGGACCGCGTCCGGCAGCTGTGCGGGCTGCCGCTGGCCACGTACTTCTCCGCGCCCCGTATCCGCTGGATGCTCGAAAGGACGCCTGGCCTGCGGGAACGCGCCGAGCGCGGCGACGTCCTGTTCGGGACGGTCGAGAGCTGGCTGATCTGGAACCTGACCGGCGGCGTCCACGTCACCGACGTCACCAACGCCTCGCGCACCATGCTGATGAACCTGCGGACGCTGTCTTGGGACGACGAACTGCTCGAGTTCTTCGACGTCCCGCGCGCGATGCTGCCGGACATCCGGTCGTCGGCCGAGGTGTACGGGACGACGTCGCGGGTGGTGCCGGGGATCCGGATCGCGGCGGCGCTCGGCGATCAGCAGGCGGCACTGTTCGGCCAGACCTGCTTCGCACCCGGCGAGGCGAAGTGCACTTACGGGACGGGCAGCTTCCTGCTGCTCAACACCGGTCCGACGCCGGTGCTCTCGACCCACGGCATGCTGACCACCGTCGGGTTCAAGATCGGCGACGAGCCGGCCGTGTACGCGCTGGAAGGGTCGATCGCGGTCACCGGATCCCTGGTGCAATGGTTCCGCGACGGGCTCGAACTGATCGGCAGCGCACCCGAGATCGAGACGCTGGCGCGGACGGTCGAGGACAACGGCGGCTGCTACATCGTGCCCGCGTTCTCGGGTCTGTTCGCACCGCACTGGCACAGCGAGGCGCGCGGCGTGATCGCCGGGCTGACGTCGTACATCACCAAGGGCCACCTGGCGAGGGCCGTGCTGGAGGCGACGGGCTGGCAGACGCGCGAGGTCGTCGACGCGATGAACGCCGATTCCGGGCTCGCGCTGTCCACGCTCAAAGTGGACGGCGGGATGACCGCGGACAATCTGCTGATGCAGTTCGTCGCCGACGTGCTCGACGTGCCGGTGGTCCGCCCGATGGTCGCCGAGACGGTGTCGCTGGGCGCGGCGTACGCGGCCGGGCTGTCGGTCGGGTACTGGCCGGATCTGGAGGGCCTGCGCCGCAACTGGCACCGCGCCGGGCAATGGCTGCCGTCGATGGACCCCGCCCGCCGTGACAGCGAGTACGCGCACTGGCGCCAGGCCGTGGAACTGACGTTCGGCTGGATGCGTCCAGGCCCCGCGGCCGCGCCCCCGGGTTCCGACCTGGTCGAGGTCGTGCTGGCCGATCACCGGCGGATCGAGCAGCTCTTCCGGGACCTCCGCAACGACGAGGCCGACCGCCCGGCGCTGATCGCGGAACTGTCGGCGGTGCTCGTCGCCCACGCCACCGCGACCGAACGGATCGTCCGTCCTGATGCGACGGAGAGCGGGCTCGCCGCGGAACTGCTGGCGGTCCTGGAACCGGAGGACTTCGAGAAGGCGTTGGCGGCACTGGAGAATTCGGTCGACGCGCATATCCGCACGGAGGAACGCGGGTTGCTGAACGAACTCCGGCGCACACTGTCCACTTCGGACCGCACCGCTCTCGGCCGGGCCTTCGTCGCCGAACGGCGGCGACAGCTCGACCTCGACTGCGGCTCGGCCGCCCACGTCCGCGAACAGGGTTCCCGGCTGCGGCTCTCGTGA
- a CDS encoding purple acid phosphatase family protein, translating into MSETPRNSRSQAYRRLSLAEKHDNFVNRYSRRTLFRVGAMSGAALTIGGVLQPGTAMASPGPTVLLNADKVAGSALRPFGRHIAYGADPSQQVVVSWQVPAAVTAPFIRIGTVPGDFSPPIQAEVRALTSQMSWQHPVEEVPPNSPKAITQYYLHARIDRLLPNTTYYYVVGHEGYDPAARLGEMASFRTAPAPGGDGTFSFTAFGDQGVGYNAVATSSLIAGLDPAFHLAMGDLSYALEGEGGHPEEDQYDARLWDSFFVQNEPVTAGIPWMMALGNHEMEGWYSADGYGGVRARFTMPDNAWDGSTCIYSWRYQNVGLVSLDGNDVCYNSPSNLDYTKGKQLKWLGKTLAAFRADPTIDFIVVYCHQCTYSTCHSNGAELGAQKDWGPLFDKYQVDLVLNGHNHIYERTDPIRAGKSVKKVPSRGTTNPVKDGTTYITAGGGGGSVSEFPAPDTYLGHETPNDSPVPMKYSERDGQDRTKKVTWSRVRFRGYSLVAVDVIAGTGTTPPKMDVRAISADGTLVDQIIVQRS; encoded by the coding sequence ATGTCTGAGACTCCCCGAAACAGCAGGTCTCAAGCCTATCGTCGGCTCAGCCTGGCCGAGAAGCACGACAACTTCGTCAACCGGTACTCGCGGCGGACCCTGTTCCGGGTGGGCGCGATGAGCGGCGCGGCGCTCACCATCGGCGGCGTCCTCCAGCCTGGCACCGCGATGGCCTCGCCAGGACCGACCGTGTTGCTCAACGCCGACAAGGTCGCGGGTTCGGCGCTCCGGCCGTTCGGGAGGCATATCGCCTATGGGGCCGACCCGTCCCAGCAGGTCGTGGTCTCCTGGCAGGTGCCCGCGGCGGTCACCGCGCCGTTCATCCGGATCGGCACGGTCCCCGGCGACTTCAGCCCGCCCATCCAGGCCGAGGTCCGGGCGCTGACCAGCCAGATGTCCTGGCAGCACCCGGTCGAGGAGGTGCCGCCGAACAGTCCGAAGGCGATCACCCAGTACTACCTCCACGCCCGGATCGATCGGCTCCTGCCCAACACCACGTACTACTACGTCGTCGGTCACGAAGGCTACGACCCCGCCGCCAGGCTCGGCGAAATGGCGAGTTTCCGCACCGCTCCGGCCCCGGGCGGCGACGGCACGTTCTCGTTCACCGCGTTCGGCGACCAGGGCGTCGGCTACAACGCCGTCGCGACCAGCAGCCTGATCGCGGGCCTCGACCCGGCCTTCCACCTCGCCATGGGCGACCTGAGCTACGCCCTCGAGGGCGAGGGCGGGCACCCGGAGGAAGACCAGTACGACGCCCGGCTGTGGGACTCCTTCTTCGTGCAGAACGAGCCGGTCACCGCCGGGATCCCGTGGATGATGGCGCTCGGCAACCACGAGATGGAGGGCTGGTACTCCGCAGACGGCTACGGCGGCGTCCGGGCGCGTTTCACCATGCCGGACAACGCCTGGGACGGGTCCACCTGCATCTACTCGTGGCGATACCAGAACGTCGGCCTGGTCAGCCTCGACGGCAACGACGTCTGCTACAACAGCCCGTCCAATCTGGACTACACCAAGGGCAAGCAGCTCAAGTGGCTCGGCAAGACGCTCGCCGCCTTCCGCGCCGACCCCACGATCGACTTCATCGTCGTCTACTGCCACCAGTGCACGTATTCCACCTGCCATTCCAACGGCGCCGAACTCGGCGCGCAGAAGGACTGGGGACCGCTGTTCGACAAGTACCAGGTGGACCTGGTGCTCAACGGGCACAACCACATCTACGAGCGCACCGACCCCATCCGCGCCGGCAAGTCCGTCAAGAAGGTGCCCTCGCGCGGGACCACCAACCCGGTCAAGGACGGGACGACCTACATCACCGCGGGCGGCGGTGGCGGCAGCGTCTCCGAGTTCCCCGCTCCCGACACCTACCTCGGCCACGAGACCCCCAACGACTCCCCCGTCCCGATGAAGTACTCGGAACGGGACGGTCAGGATCGCACCAAGAAGGTCACCTGGTCCCGTGTCCGGTTCCGCGGCTACAGCCTGGTCGCTGTCGACGTCATCGCGGGCACGGGCACCACACCGCCCAAAATGGACGTCCGCGCGATCAGCGCCGACGGCACCCTGGTCGACCAGATCATCGTGCAGCGGTCGTGA
- a CDS encoding serine hydrolase, giving the protein MFDDERTRPIAVPGANRRLRLRVTVLIAFLVVTGILGYVIFQANAESRPAPERRAATVVFDRTSGDQVIDDAGSERFRTASVVKLFIALDAVTHKPSKADEVQLYRMLAKSDDAIANTLWARNGGPAIVTRTVAAAGLKNTSAPADPGRWGDTLSTADDIALVYRHILKLPKAKRNALIKPLREAPRRAADGFDQHFGIPSAFQDRPWAVKQGWASGRGAVDAHTTGLVGAGDRYVVVILSSFAEGTDLGAATAMTTSTAVSLALRLEK; this is encoded by the coding sequence ATGTTCGACGACGAACGAACCAGGCCGATCGCCGTTCCCGGTGCGAACCGGCGACTCCGCCTCCGTGTGACGGTGCTGATCGCTTTCCTGGTCGTCACCGGAATCCTCGGTTACGTGATCTTCCAGGCCAACGCGGAAAGCCGCCCGGCACCGGAAAGACGAGCCGCCACCGTGGTCTTCGACCGTACGTCGGGCGATCAGGTGATCGACGACGCGGGTTCGGAGAGGTTCCGCACGGCTTCGGTGGTGAAACTGTTCATCGCACTGGACGCCGTCACCCACAAGCCGAGCAAAGCCGACGAGGTCCAGCTTTACCGGATGCTGGCGAAAAGCGACGACGCCATCGCCAACACCCTCTGGGCCAGGAACGGCGGGCCGGCGATCGTGACCAGGACGGTGGCCGCCGCCGGGTTGAAGAACACCTCCGCGCCCGCCGACCCGGGCCGCTGGGGCGACACCCTGTCCACCGCGGACGACATCGCCCTGGTGTACCGGCACATCCTCAAACTGCCGAAGGCCAAGCGAAACGCGCTCATCAAGCCGCTGCGGGAGGCGCCGCGGCGTGCGGCCGACGGATTCGACCAGCACTTCGGCATCCCCTCGGCCTTCCAGGACCGGCCGTGGGCCGTGAAACAGGGCTGGGCGTCCGGACGAGGCGCCGTGGACGCGCACACGACCGGGCTCGTCGGGGCGGGCGACCGCTACGTCGTCGTCATCCTGTCCAGTTTCGCCGAAGGCACCGACCTCGGGGCGGCGACGGCGATGACTACCTCGACGGCCGTTTCCCTGGCTCTCCGTCTGGAAAAGTGA
- a CDS encoding MerR family transcriptional regulator: MKPFSSRPAGYTIEDLSTIVGMSARNIRAHQTRGLLPPPARHGRSAYYGPVHLRRLRRITMLQKQGFNLVSIAAMLGTTTVDGGDRLEAAMADLARDQPAVARCLERHGVLGRDGAGEPAVVRPSISRAVADLAGAGIPPVAALRLLGQFMDRVAPLAGEQLAALKAQTGGVSAAPLACFAELLVSAFRTTVENAVEVTFPDGEPGKRPSR, encoded by the coding sequence GTGAAGCCCTTTTCGTCGCGACCGGCCGGATACACGATCGAAGACCTGTCCACGATCGTCGGCATGTCGGCGCGCAATATCCGGGCGCATCAGACGAGAGGTTTGCTGCCGCCGCCGGCCCGTCACGGCAGGTCCGCCTACTACGGTCCGGTCCATTTGCGGCGCCTCCGGCGCATCACGATGCTGCAGAAACAGGGCTTCAACCTGGTGTCCATCGCCGCGATGCTCGGAACGACCACAGTGGACGGCGGCGATCGGCTGGAAGCGGCGATGGCCGACCTCGCCCGCGACCAGCCCGCCGTCGCCCGCTGCCTGGAGCGGCACGGGGTACTCGGCCGGGACGGCGCGGGGGAGCCCGCCGTCGTGCGCCCGTCCATCTCGCGTGCGGTGGCGGACCTCGCCGGGGCCGGGATCCCTCCTGTCGCGGCGCTGCGGCTCCTGGGGCAGTTCATGGACCGGGTCGCCCCGCTGGCGGGCGAGCAGCTGGCCGCGCTTAAGGCGCAGACAGGAGGTGTTTCGGCCGCTCCGCTGGCCTGTTTCGCCGAGCTTCTTGTAAGCGCTTTCAGAACGACTGTCGAGAACGCCGTCGAAGTCACTTTTCCAGACGGAGAGCCAGGGAAACGGCCGTCGAGGTAG
- a CDS encoding alkaline phosphatase family protein: protein MFWKRIAVAAVAATGLAAALVVSHEDTQAVAIQPAAAKVPAFDHIVLVMFENKDYKEINGSSKAPYFNKLAAQGAKFTKAYGTTHPSQPNYIAQFAGSTHGVDSNKCQDLGNKENIASQLFGIGKTFVGYAESMPSDGYTGCTKDKYARKHNSWVSFGNVPASANKRFSSFPSDFTKLPHVAFVTPDLCSDMHDCAVDTGDKWLKKNLDAYAQWAKTHNSLLIVNFDEDSGTSVNQIFTTFVGAHVKPGSYSESVNHYSILRTMEAAFGLPGIANAANKSPITNVWQ, encoded by the coding sequence ATGTTCTGGAAACGGATCGCGGTCGCCGCCGTGGCCGCGACCGGGCTGGCCGCGGCGCTCGTGGTGTCCCATGAGGACACCCAGGCCGTCGCGATACAGCCCGCCGCCGCGAAAGTACCCGCGTTCGACCACATCGTCCTCGTGATGTTCGAGAACAAGGACTACAAGGAGATCAACGGCAGTTCCAAGGCCCCGTACTTCAACAAACTCGCCGCACAGGGCGCCAAGTTCACCAAGGCGTACGGGACCACGCACCCCAGCCAGCCGAACTACATCGCCCAGTTCGCCGGCTCGACGCACGGTGTCGACAGCAACAAGTGCCAGGATCTGGGGAACAAGGAGAACATCGCGTCCCAGCTGTTCGGGATCGGCAAGACGTTCGTCGGCTACGCGGAAAGCATGCCTTCCGACGGCTACACGGGCTGCACGAAGGACAAATACGCCCGCAAGCACAACAGCTGGGTCAGCTTCGGCAATGTCCCGGCGTCGGCGAACAAACGGTTCTCGTCGTTCCCGAGCGACTTCACGAAGCTCCCGCACGTCGCTTTCGTGACCCCGGACCTGTGCAGCGACATGCATGACTGCGCGGTCGACACGGGCGACAAATGGCTGAAGAAGAACCTCGACGCCTATGCCCAATGGGCGAAGACGCACAACAGTCTCCTGATCGTCAATTTCGACGAAGACAGCGGGACGTCGGTGAACCAGATCTTCACCACGTTCGTCGGCGCCCACGTGAAGCCGGGCAGCTACAGCGAATCCGTCAACCACTACTCGATCCTCCGCACGATGGAGGCGGCGTTCGGCCTGCCGGGCATCGCCAACGCGGCGAACAAGTCGCCGATCACGAACGTGTGGCAGTAA
- a CDS encoding MFS transporter, translated as MYLSTIGRREHPGGVSKKSFALLGGNVFALGTVSLVTDVSSEMVTAVLPVYLVLGLHLGPAAYGVVDGLYTGATALLRLVGGYVADRVRRRKAVAGLGYAMSAVAKLGLVAVGSSAAAIGVVLTADRTGKGLRTAPRDALITLSAPEHMLGRAFGVHRAMDSVGAFLGPLVAVAVLAFVGSSTGIEGFDAVFVTSFCIAAAGVLLLALFVRDHRAPKPPSGTVSLRAAAGLLRGTGVRRLLIAACVLGMATIGDGFVYLLLQDKEDIATGWFPLLAVGTNLGYLVLAAPLGALADRIGRLPVMLAGYGALIAVYLLLLSPLTGWALFALTLGLYGVFYAATDGVLMALAGPLLPEALRTTGIAIVQSGQALAYFASSVLFGLSWQFWGATTAIAIAAGTVLAAVAATFVLLAPRRKARP; from the coding sequence GTGTACCTGTCCACGATCGGCCGCCGGGAGCATCCCGGCGGCGTGTCCAAGAAGTCGTTCGCCCTCCTGGGCGGGAACGTCTTCGCCCTCGGCACCGTCAGCCTCGTCACGGACGTCTCCTCGGAGATGGTGACGGCCGTGCTGCCGGTGTACCTGGTGCTCGGGCTGCACCTCGGCCCGGCGGCGTACGGCGTGGTCGACGGCCTCTACACCGGCGCGACCGCGCTGCTGCGCCTCGTCGGCGGTTACGTCGCGGACCGGGTGCGGCGGCGCAAGGCCGTCGCGGGGCTGGGCTACGCGATGTCGGCGGTGGCGAAACTGGGGCTCGTGGCCGTGGGGTCTTCGGCGGCCGCGATCGGCGTTGTGCTGACCGCGGACCGGACGGGCAAGGGCCTGCGGACCGCGCCCCGCGACGCGCTGATCACGCTGTCCGCGCCGGAGCACATGCTGGGCCGCGCGTTCGGGGTGCACCGGGCGATGGACAGCGTCGGCGCGTTCCTCGGCCCGCTCGTCGCGGTCGCGGTGCTGGCCTTCGTCGGCTCGTCGACCGGGATCGAAGGCTTCGACGCGGTGTTCGTGACCAGTTTCTGCATCGCCGCGGCCGGGGTGCTGCTGCTGGCGTTGTTCGTCCGCGACCACCGCGCGCCCAAACCGCCGTCGGGGACCGTGTCCTTACGGGCGGCGGCCGGGCTCCTGCGGGGCACCGGCGTGCGACGGCTGCTGATCGCCGCCTGCGTCCTGGGCATGGCGACCATCGGCGACGGTTTCGTGTACCTCCTGCTGCAGGACAAGGAGGACATCGCCACCGGCTGGTTCCCGCTGCTGGCAGTCGGCACGAACCTGGGCTATCTGGTGCTGGCCGCACCGCTCGGCGCGCTGGCCGACCGGATCGGCAGGCTGCCGGTGATGCTCGCGGGCTACGGCGCGCTGATCGCCGTCTACCTGCTGCTGCTCAGCCCGCTGACCGGCTGGGCGCTGTTCGCGCTCACCCTCGGCCTGTACGGCGTGTTCTACGCGGCGACCGACGGCGTGCTGATGGCGCTGGCCGGGCCGTTGCTGCCCGAGGCCTTGCGCACCACCGGGATCGCGATCGTGCAGAGCGGGCAGGCGCTCGCCTACTTCGCCTCGTCCGTCCTTTTCGGACTCTCATGGCAGTTCTGGGGTGCGACCACGGCGATAGCGATCGCCGCGGGCACGGTGCTCGCCGCCGTCGCCGCCACCTTCGTTCTCTTGGCTCCCCGCAGGAAGGCACGACCGTGA
- a CDS encoding cysteine hydrolase family protein — protein sequence MRAALLIVDMQEMLVPLVWRGEELASRIAALAREARAHGVPVIALRQIGASGTDFDPASPGTRLSPLLGLEPVDVVVDKTATDSFYRTGLAGLLVDRGVDTVVLTGLATDYCVDATARSAQSHGLDVVLVGDGHAPSSDGDPVAGLTAEQVIARHNLILGTAIHPGGRLRVVPAAEVAFTG from the coding sequence ATGAGGGCCGCGCTGCTGATCGTCGACATGCAGGAAATGCTCGTTCCCCTGGTCTGGCGCGGTGAGGAACTGGCGTCCCGGATCGCCGCGCTGGCGCGCGAAGCCCGCGCCCACGGCGTTCCGGTGATCGCGCTCCGGCAGATCGGCGCCTCCGGCACGGACTTCGACCCCGCGTCACCGGGCACCCGGCTCAGCCCGCTGCTCGGCCTCGAACCGGTCGACGTGGTGGTCGACAAAACGGCGACGGATTCCTTCTACCGCACCGGGCTGGCAGGCTTGCTCGTCGACCGCGGCGTGGACACCGTGGTGCTGACCGGGCTCGCGACCGACTACTGCGTCGACGCGACCGCCCGGTCCGCGCAGAGCCACGGTCTGGACGTCGTGCTGGTCGGCGACGGTCACGCGCCCTCGTCCGACGGCGATCCCGTCGCCGGTCTGACCGCCGAGCAGGTCATCGCCCGGCACAACCTGATCCTGGGCACGGCGATCCACCCCGGCGGGCGGCTGCGCGTGGTTCCCGCGGCGGAGGTCGCGTTCACCGGCTGA
- a CDS encoding VanZ family protein — MITNFLLDHSALVPVAILLVALVCAVLGHLFAGRHRILWTLTGVSLVPVFALTLVPAGRTIDEVGCTVQFSLPTLGAVELLANVALFLPPVYFAALASRRPLTMLVAGSALSAVVETLQALVPAIGRACDTNDWLMNTLGGVLGLLLALGTAWLVDRRAQSGSSTGAMSS; from the coding sequence ATGATCACGAACTTCCTGCTCGACCACTCCGCCCTCGTGCCGGTGGCGATCCTGCTGGTCGCGCTCGTCTGCGCCGTCCTCGGTCACCTGTTCGCGGGCAGGCACCGGATCCTGTGGACCCTCACCGGGGTGTCCCTGGTGCCGGTCTTCGCGCTGACGCTGGTTCCCGCCGGCCGCACGATCGACGAGGTCGGGTGCACGGTCCAGTTCTCCCTGCCCACGCTCGGCGCGGTGGAACTCCTGGCCAACGTCGCGCTGTTCCTGCCTCCGGTGTACTTCGCCGCGCTGGCGTCCCGGCGCCCGCTGACGATGCTCGTGGCGGGCTCGGCGCTGTCCGCGGTGGTCGAGACCCTGCAGGCGCTCGTACCCGCGATCGGCCGCGCCTGCGACACCAACGACTGGCTGATGAACACCCTCGGCGGGGTCCTCGGGTTACTCCTCGCGCTCGGTACGGCGTGGCTGGTGGACCGCCGTGCTCAGTCCGGCAGTTCGACGGGCGCGATGTCGTCGTAG
- a CDS encoding flavin monoamine oxidase family protein: protein MTSALPTAIHHDEPAGRPITMFGPDFPFAYDDFLAHPAGLGSLPAERHGTEVAVIGGGLSGIVTAYELMKLGLRPVVYEIAEIGGRLRTVNFPGCPDDVVAEMGAMRFPPASTALFHYIDKVGLETTPFPNPLAPGTPSTVVDLKGESHYARTADELPAVFGKVAAAWDSTLAEQAAFAEMQTAIRERDTKTIKRLWNELVPRLDDQTFYGFLCQSPAFASFRDREIFGQVGFGTGGWDTDFPNSILEILRVVYTGADDEHRSIAGGSRQLPLRLWEHAPEDIAFWPPGTSLSSLHGGGPNPGVARLHRTAPNNITVTDTEGRIRTYPAAVFTAQSWMLLSKIECDEALFPIDHWTAIERTHYMESSKVFVPVDRPFWLDKDPETGRDTMSMTLTDRMPRGTYLLGDDPDAPAVICLSYTWADDSLKWLPLSVSERVEVMLQSLKEIYPGVDVRRHIIGDPVTVSWEAEPHFMGAFKANLPGHYRYQHRLFTHFMQDRLEERHRGLFLAGDDVSWTAGWAEGAVQTALNAVWGVLHHFGGETDPANPGPGDVYDDIAPVELPD, encoded by the coding sequence ATGACCTCCGCCCTCCCGACAGCGATCCACCACGACGAGCCCGCGGGCCGTCCGATCACCATGTTCGGCCCCGATTTCCCGTTCGCCTACGACGACTTTCTCGCCCACCCCGCCGGACTCGGCTCCCTTCCGGCCGAGCGGCACGGCACCGAGGTGGCGGTGATCGGCGGCGGCCTCTCGGGCATCGTCACCGCGTACGAACTGATGAAGCTGGGTCTGCGCCCGGTCGTCTACGAGATCGCCGAAATCGGTGGCCGCCTGCGCACGGTGAACTTCCCCGGCTGCCCGGACGACGTCGTCGCGGAGATGGGCGCGATGCGCTTCCCGCCCGCGTCCACCGCGCTGTTCCACTACATCGACAAGGTCGGCCTGGAGACCACTCCGTTCCCGAACCCGCTGGCACCGGGAACGCCGAGCACCGTCGTCGATCTCAAAGGGGAGAGCCACTACGCCCGCACGGCGGACGAGTTGCCCGCGGTCTTCGGCAAGGTCGCGGCCGCCTGGGACAGCACGTTGGCCGAGCAGGCCGCGTTCGCCGAGATGCAGACCGCGATCCGCGAGCGCGACACGAAGACCATCAAGCGGCTGTGGAACGAACTCGTGCCGCGGCTGGACGACCAGACCTTCTACGGCTTCCTCTGCCAGTCACCCGCGTTCGCCTCGTTCCGCGACCGCGAGATCTTCGGCCAGGTCGGCTTCGGCACCGGCGGCTGGGACACCGACTTCCCGAACTCCATCCTGGAAATCCTGCGCGTGGTCTACACCGGCGCCGACGACGAGCACCGCAGCATCGCGGGCGGCAGCAGGCAGCTTCCGTTGCGGCTGTGGGAACACGCGCCCGAGGACATCGCGTTCTGGCCCCCGGGAACGAGTCTGAGCTCGCTGCACGGCGGCGGGCCGAACCCCGGAGTCGCCCGGCTGCACCGCACCGCGCCGAACAACATCACCGTGACCGACACCGAAGGCCGAATCCGTACGTATCCGGCGGCGGTGTTCACCGCGCAGAGCTGGATGCTGCTGTCGAAGATCGAATGCGACGAGGCGCTGTTCCCGATCGACCACTGGACGGCGATCGAGCGCACGCACTACATGGAGTCCTCGAAGGTCTTCGTCCCGGTGGACCGGCCGTTCTGGCTGGACAAGGATCCGGAGACCGGCCGCGACACGATGAGCATGACGCTCACCGACCGCATGCCCCGCGGCACCTACCTGCTCGGCGACGATCCGGACGCGCCCGCGGTGATCTGCCTGTCCTACACCTGGGCCGACGATTCGCTGAAGTGGCTGCCGCTCTCGGTGTCCGAACGGGTCGAGGTGATGCTTCAGTCGCTGAAGGAGATCTATCCGGGCGTCGACGTCCGGCGGCACATCATCGGCGATCCGGTGACCGTCTCGTGGGAGGCCGAACCGCATTTCATGGGCGCGTTCAAGGCCAACCTTCCCGGCCACTACCGCTACCAGCACCGGCTGTTCACGCATTTCATGCAGGACCGGCTGGAAGAGCGTCATCGCGGCCTTTTCCTGGCGGGCGACGACGTTTCGTGGACGGCGGGCTGGGCGGAAGGCGCGGTCCAGACGGCGCTCAACGCGGTGTGGGGCGTCCTGCACCATTTCGGCGGCGAGACGGACCCGGCGAACCCGGGACCGGGCGACGTCTACGACGACATCGCGCCCGTCGAACTGCCGGACTGA
- a CDS encoding nitrilase-related carbon-nitrogen hydrolase has product MKIAVHQGPYAELPSAVAASGADLVVAAEMITTGYHIGVRSHELAEPADGPTAARMSALARETGAALVYGYPESDGAHVFNSVQLIGPDGRRLANYRKTHLFGDIDRSWFEPGAEAVVQADLGGLRIGLLICYDVEFPELVRAHALAGTDVLVVPTALMSPYELVADTLVPARAYESQLYVAYANRCDTERELTYCGRSRVVAPTGEVLATAGAGPELISAEVTRDALVASRLENTHLADRRPDLYRGLSA; this is encoded by the coding sequence GTGAAGATCGCCGTCCATCAGGGCCCCTACGCCGAACTGCCGTCCGCCGTCGCGGCGTCGGGCGCCGACCTCGTGGTCGCCGCCGAAATGATCACCACCGGTTACCACATCGGCGTCCGTTCCCACGAGCTCGCCGAACCGGCCGACGGGCCGACGGCGGCCCGCATGTCCGCGCTGGCCAGGGAAACCGGGGCCGCGCTGGTCTACGGCTACCCCGAATCCGACGGCGCCCACGTGTTCAACAGCGTTCAGCTGATCGGCCCCGACGGACGCCGTCTGGCGAACTACCGCAAGACACATCTGTTCGGCGACATCGACCGCTCCTGGTTCGAGCCGGGTGCCGAGGCGGTCGTGCAGGCGGATCTCGGCGGTCTCCGGATCGGCCTGCTGATCTGCTACGACGTCGAGTTCCCCGAACTGGTGCGGGCACACGCGCTGGCGGGGACCGACGTGCTCGTGGTGCCGACCGCGCTGATGAGCCCGTACGAACTGGTCGCCGACACCCTGGTGCCCGCCCGCGCCTACGAGAGTCAGCTGTACGTCGCCTACGCGAACCGCTGTGACACCGAGCGGGAACTGACCTACTGCGGCCGTTCCCGCGTCGTCGCCCCGACCGGTGAGGTACTCGCGACGGCGGGCGCCGGGCCGGAGCTGATCAGCGCCGAAGTCACCCGTGACGCGCTCGTCGCGTCGCGGCTCGAGAACACCCACCTGGCCGACCGACGGCCCGATCTGTACCGAGGACTGTCCGCATGA